aaattatgtttaaaacaatatcgttttatttaataaacaccacaataaaaaagatatttataaatttaatattttcggCTCATTAAGGACGAATAAATATGACAATAACTAAacttattgatataataaacCTTTAAGTCTTTTTAACCAGCTTGTGCTGCACGGATTTTTGTAAATACGTTTAGCGCCGATACACAGCTGACCCTTTGAATGTTTAGTTatgttattttctatatttatattaaatatcccCAAAAcgtatattacaattatgttCTTCTAAAGTGGAAACTTAACAATTTATACCTTTTTTCCTTTTCCATTTGACCCTGtctatcaaaatatttacagttaaaaataatgtcttccAGGCTCGAGGCACTTAGGTGCAAAGGAAACTGtcaataataactataaattcGTAATACTAATCCTACTATtgcaaaaaagttaaaaatcgtTTTACGTATTAACAAGTCCGAGTATTTAAATAGGTTTGGAAGCATAAATTATGACCAAACACTCTCTATTTCTTCTTTCCAAGTGTccaaaaaatatcatattataacGTAAACCAATTCATCTGAAGTAAAATACCGTCACGTTTGCATAATTTCTTCTTGACTATCACTGGTTGACTTTACGTGACAACATGTGATCTGAGGGCTGTCCTCTCTATCCACTTTCTCTGTTTCGGTTTCGTGGATGACAGCTTGCGTATCTTGACTAGAACAACAAGTATCCGGCGGAGACTCCTTGCAGCAGCCCTGTCGCTCTGTTTGTAATAATTGCGCTTCAACACTAGAATTTTCTTTGTGGCAACTTTGTTTTTTCGCTCTGGCCACTTTGGATGGACACCGCTTTGCTCCATAGTAGCAAGTATTAGATCGATCTGTCGAGGTAGAGGCTGGGAAGTAGTGTGAGGGCTGTATGCAGGTGCGAGTTTCACAGATGAAATTATCAGACTCAGTGCTAGATCCGGAGTTTAGTAGCGGTGGGGTCGTGCTTTCGGCTGGAAAAGAAAACAAGGTATAAGCAGCggttcttttaataaattttgcacGCTACTTAGCTAGCTACTATTTAATTCTaaagtgaaaaatatataacatcgATTGCCTGTTACTACAAAAGCGACTATAACTATAACACAAATGATTAGGGGTAATTCCTTGGGCATGCTGATTCGAAAGTATTTATACATCCTTCCCTAACTAAAAACTATTACTAAAATGGCTAAAGCTAATGAAATCTTCTCATACAAATTGGATGTttgaaatatgtatacaaGTGTGTTTCTATAGAAATTTAGGACAGTTTAATagctttctataaaaaaatctacgacTCGTCTATACTACGACTGATATTTCAGCTACACAATCTGTGTCTTTTAaagcataaatttaaaaaatagcatCATGTGGCAAAAGGGAATCGAGGACTAGAGGAAATATTACTCAGGAAGGTGTGTAGGGTTCAGACTACAGCGGTGTGCTGGCCTGCTGCAGCTCTAGCGCGTCCATCTGTTTGCACAACTTCCCCTCGCATTTCTCCCAGCTGCATTTCTCCGTGTTGCACCGGTCTGGGACATATAGGGTTAGGGGGGATAGGAAATATAGTTACCAACGTGATGCTGTTTGCCTTTCAAATGTTGAATTCAATGTATTACCTAcgactatatacatatatatatatatatatatatatatatatatatatatatatatgtacaataacATTCTGTATCTATTTGGATTGAAAAAGATGTGTATTTTATGTTAGAATATTAAATCGCTGTTAACATTacataaagttttaaacataGCAAATTTTCCTGTTgcaaaacacaatttgacagaaaaagaCAAAAGGGTGTTAGACCAGATTTTATAAATGGCAAAAGAGGGCACTAAGTCcagtattgtaaataataccTGTATCATCACATTCAGGAGTGCAGATAACCATTCGCTTGCTCCCAAAACATTGCATCTGTAGCATTGTTAGCTTCGGTCCGAATAGGAAATAGCCTGAAAAAGATTAAGATCATATTACCGCCTTCATGATCCATTGGTCTTTTGGCTTTGCAATGTGCTAAGCTACacgcgtgtacataaataGGAATGGCGCTGGGGTAAGAATCAGAGACTGCAAATTATCACTCCCGTGTTTCAAAAACATAATGAATTTCGTCACAAAGGAGTCAGTTatgattcaaattaatttataatattactctCATCCGTgtcttgaatatttttgtaagtcCTGACTCCaatcataaaatgttttaaaaacaagaaCGCAAAAAGCTTCTTGAAACAAATTTAGTAAACTTCAGTAACAATAGAACGGACTAACGTTAAACAAACTATTTattcaaaactatttttttatatacaacagACAAATCTAATCGCTAAATAATTTGCCATCACCagttagatttttataaattgacaattgacactCACCTAGCATCATGCCAAGCACCACAGCGAGTATTAACTGAACGTTATACACCATAACGACTAACATGAGTAGATAGCCAACCACGTTGTGAACCAGGAAGATCGCAGTCTGGTGCAAATTTACTAAAGTCCTGTGGAGATGCAACATTTTTCTCTGTTAAAAGTAGGGACCAGCCCAGACTTTGCATCGGGAAACCTTGACCCGTAAATTTCCCTTCCAGCAACTTCGTGCCGTTTTTATTCTTTGAGTTCATCGGAAGGGCATGACGGACGCAGCAGAGggcttattatataatatattatgttcaaATCCGACTACTACGAAAGTCTTTGTCGAGCTAAACACTTACAATAACGctttgtatttgtaaaataattttcaaaatcgtTTCGGTTGAACCGAGATTACCCCATGGTGACGTTTACAAACTTtatctctttataatattaaaatggatgTTGCTTATCTTACATAGTTGGATTAGTGTGTGCTTTGCTTATCTTAGCTCAAGATAATAAAATCGTGCCTTAGAAAAAACCTTACCTAAGTCTAAAAGAGTACCACCGACTGACTTGGCCGGTACTTGCGTTTCTACTCGTTGTTGGTTCCATCGGATTACTTTGGTCTctgaaaaaataatctaaacttTAATTCGTCGAAATTATTCAACGATGTTGCTAACAGTAAAATAACGTCGTACATATAACACAGATTTTCTATAACATGCACGGTCCGTTTAGGATCGCTATAAATAAGTTACACTATCCAGACCATATCCGGACCATAAAtccaatattatttacaggATATTTATAGTGTACAAGTAAGTCGACCAATCCTGTATTATAATCAGTTTTTGCGAGTACATTTTGTTGGAGAAATTTATCATACAAGGAACGCTTATAATTTCAATAGCATTTTATGCACAGCCAGCcttcttattaaataacaaatatttacgtCAAATTGATAATAAGACGGATAAAATATgattgtaaattgtaataccATTTCTGATTTCTAGGTTTACGCGTAAATTTAGCCTTGAACTACTTACcactttcaaatatataatgcaCAATAACGATATTTCTTTACTACAATAGCGAAAAACTTAACTCAATTAAATAGATAGAATAAATTAGGTATGaaagtacaaaatatattcagcAAGCTTTCTACAACTTTAGTATTTCAATTTctcaataataatcataaaacatGCTAGTATAGATAACGTaacaatatagttttaaatcagTAGCGATTCGTAAAAACTTGGGAATTACGTGGTAACAGAATTGATTTCGGGATCGCTATTTAATTTGGATAGTATGCTTGCTTATACTCCTCCTCAAAATATCTCCAAGATAATTAGAGGAAATTACAAGTTACTGATAAATTGCAGGATGTTTGTGTTATTTCGCAGTTTTCCTGCTCCACCTTATACTAAATGTAACTGTGCAATTATATACTGTCCTGTATAAAGGATTAAATTCATAACAtggaaatgtttaattatttaatatcttgTATAGACAACTTATGTAAGCCCCTGTGACATAGatcagatataaaaatataagtttcaGAACTGGGCCAACCCACAAGGGTTTGTTACTAAATCATTGTTATAATGTAGAAATGCTTTAACAACTTGAACGTAAGTCTTTCTACAATTGGTGTACTGTGTTTTTTTATcgaatatcaaataatataattataacccATCCcggatataatattattattttgaatttaactgaactaaattttcttataattttaagtactCGCGTAAagaaaagacaatattaaagggtgtatatttgtataatagtttGGACATACCGTTCGCACAGAAGATTCCTTCGTTCATCGGATCGGTATGGGTAAAGTTTCTTGTGAGCAGCGCGCTGCACCCGTGCTAAgtatacctaaaaataaaaaagaatagcAATACTAACCTATCCGCGTTCATAcgtatactatatttatttagtcgACCTAAATGAATATTACCTTTTCGGAGGTAAGGCATTTGTCAATCTCATGTACGGTAACGAGACATGTCTTAGGTTGAAATTCAAAGGATTagcgtaatataaaaaaaaaatctgaatttttaatatgtgtaCAATTGTATTCAAAGTTTTGTTTAGGTTTGTATGATGATTGGCCGAGAGTATATTTCTAGCAAATAAGTTAAGAAAGAGGCGCTGATGCACTAAAAACGTTCTTGtaccttttttaattaaaactatatagtACCTTGGAAGCTTCAAATAGCAGCGACACAAAGAAGAGTACAATCCATGTAAGAGCAAAGCTCCATCGTGTGTTGATGTTTAGTCCGGAAAACAACAGCTCACCAACATCATAACCAAACCACATCCACATGTGCATACACATGGCTTTACCTAcaacataatttaatgaatatgcACCCTTAAGTGCAACACATTCTGCATATACTGCCCACAATACAAATAGAATGAGAGTGCTTTTGTTTGAAAGTATTTAACTCCTTAACGATTGTTTAAGCGACGGAAATAACTACGTTCAcgattgtaaaataaatacaaactcGTTTTATACTACAGCTATAGGAAgcatactatatatttaaaaacatatttattttaaagttgtaatttatcagctatatatatacatagtttagttttatgttttgCCATATTTTTGAGAGAAATTAGtagactttaaataaataaaaattaactttcaataaatatatttttttatactttcaaTTAAGAaactaagttttttaaatgattatgaCTGTTCTTTGCTTACTCAATCTCATTTAAGAACAATACACCTCTTGAACTTCTAATACAGTGACTACTGCCAACTATTGTATTTGCTTCaagttacatatttaattaagtctCAAAAGTAATCTTTAATACTTTCTGCTACAGGTAGAAGAATAGAAGAATTCTGCTTAAGAATACTTAGAAGCAATACAgtacattttaatatgataacaaaaatattatacctaCTTGTATTATTTGCACCTACTATCAATagtttaatgttataataacaTATGTGAACAATGGAGAGTAATAGATTGTTAGCTAAACAAtcttactttttatttcaaacaaaacaatactcAACACTAAATGTAGCAATGaacatacagaaataattGTCTCATGAATAAACTtaagttttgttgtttttactTATTACACCTGTTGAAACCATTGAACAAATAAGAAATTTCTCCACCAgatattaaaacaacaaataaactaaCATTTGCCAGATAAGCTATCATAAACCCTCTTATGTTTCACTATCAGTTTCAATTGTTAGAACatttaaaacacatatttaatatgtatcaTATACTTTACAGAATAGACTGTGTAGTCTATATATGTTACTGGGCCATGTAAGCATTGAGGGATTGTTTGCCAAAAAAGaactatttcaatttatttttcattttaaattttttatgaacAGCTATTACTCATTTTCAAgttcataaaatatgttttatgttagtttttagatattacaaaaaataattcaatatataattataaacttaaataccTAAACGTATTATCATTTATCATTCACAACAAACTTCCAAAAGCTTCACTTTCacctatttatttaactattagcgatgaaaaattaaactttacagATTAAGTCGTAAATTAACAGTTTTTGCAAGCTTACctttattattagattagaatttaaatttcgtacAAGTACTGCATCCTTTATCGACCACGAAATCGgataataacaatttacatCCTTATCAAGTTAGAATGTAATTTATAGTTGTAgaacataaaatgtattatcagGAAAGTACGATTTATCCGATATTTAAATCCCAGAACTTATATAACGATACATACACTACACACGTTACTTAATCCACCAAGTTAGTAGGTGAATGATAAAACTaaactgattattattttattttgattaattatttgagGTGGATGTTATTAGTTTGTCGAAAGTATTAGATTTTGAAGTATGAAAGTTCAACTATACTCGAACTTCAAAGTTAAAACAGGATTGTCATTTGTCAAATTGTCAAGAGTCAATAGTACCAAGCCGTATAGTATACGACGTACTGACCATATCAGAGGGTAAGACTCAGTTACTTAAGTAATCTTATCGGAACAGTAAGATTTGGAATGATATTCAGAATCTTGCCCACTGAATTTTACTCTCAGagtatgtcaaaatctaatATATTCATATCGTGTTGAATTCTGACTTACGTTAAGACTCGACACTGCATACCCTGATTCTCAGGTTACAATGtactacttttaattttacagaatattttttttgcattatttaaatttttaactttgcAGACTATGAAAACGATGAAACTGTATTATTGTGTACtataataagataataaatgtcaatgtcaaaatttcaattaatttgcaAATACATTGTAGAATAATGTGTAACGCTTTATCAAAcatgatatttaataataactttttacagataatttagaagtttaataaaaaaaaataacaaatttctttcataaaaacaatttaacaattCCTACTTagacataattatttagtcaAATTAGGATCTAGTACTGATAAAGCCGCACCGACGAGATGCAATGATCctgttattaaaattgattttttctcttttttatttatacactttAGCACATCTGAAACACATTCTAACACCACAATTTTTCTTGAttgcttattaatatttttccaaatatTTGCGTACATTTTACAACGGGAAATCAGTTCATTATGTTccataattgaataattatcaCTTTTGTTGCTAATTTCTTTATGCGCTATTGGAATAACAAAATAGACAGTATCAAAATGCATATGACTTAGCGGTTTCAATAGAACTTCAGCATTTCGGTCTCCTGTTGCGCTGAATATCAAATCCTTATCATGAAATCTgcaagatataaaaaatatttactattattatccttttttaatttaattgtataaaacaaattggcaaatacaaagttaaaatatgtgtaaatatattacttttagaaagattaggtatataaaattttattctttaaagaACTTATAGTCTATAgctaatcataatttaaaccCATGACAAACATAAAGgtagaaactggcataaacttaaaactataatgccataatataaaataaaaaaaacatatggtACTGTCACTACGGATTGAGGGCTTGTGACAAAATCGCTGCTCCAATGCTAATGTCATTCCTTTACAAATTCCTCGCGCCCAAGTTATGTCTATCGCAAAGTGACTGACTCAAGCCCATGATGTGCGGGCAAGACACTTGGAGACAATTGACAGTTAACACTGCAGTGTCATTTCATAACAAGACTATTTGCAATTATGTATGAATAAAAGTTAacattataaagtaaaatcacaATAATTCGAGACgtaattagataaattataacagtaaattaattacaaacagaGACCATGAATGCAACAAGAAAGAAAGTCACAAAAATCGAAGAATTGAGTAAGGAACAAATTCGTCAATCAATCATAAAAAAACGAGAATGCAACGCTAAAGCTCAAAAAATAGTCGAAAGCTTATTAGAGAAGTGCATCAATGAAGCATACTTGCTTAAATGTCTACCGGATATTAACCAAAGTCATTTCGAAGATGTGATAGAAGAGCGAGCTATTGTACACCTTTGCGGATTTCCATTGTGTCAAAAAGCAATTTCTCCGAAAGAGAT
This is a stretch of genomic DNA from Pieris brassicae chromosome 1, ilPieBrab1.1, whole genome shotgun sequence. It encodes these proteins:
- the LOC123716138 gene encoding uncharacterized protein LOC123716138 isoform X1, with the translated sequence MCMHMWMWFGYDVGELLFSGLNINTRWSFALTWIVLFFVSLLFEASKVYLARVQRAAHKKLYPYRSDERRNLLCERDQSNPMEPTTSRNASTGQVSRWYSFRLRTLVNLHQTAIFLVHNVVGYLLMLVVMVYNVQLILAVVLGMMLGYFLFGPKLTMLQMQCFGSKRMVICTPECDDTAESTTPPLLNSGSSTESDNFICETRTCIQPSHYFPASTSTDRSNTCYYGAKRCPSKVARAKKQSCHKENSSVEAQLLQTERQGCCKESPPDTCCSSQDTQAVIHETETEKVDREDSPQITCCHVKSTSDSQEEIMQT
- the LOC123716138 gene encoding probable low affinity copper uptake protein 2 isoform X2; this translates as MCMHMWMWFGYDVGELLFSGLNINTRWSFALTWIVLFFVSLLFEASKVYLARVQRAAHKKLYPYRSDERRNLLCERDQSNPMEPTTSRNASTGQVSRWYSFRLRTLVNLHQTAIFLVHNVVGYLLMLVVMVYNVQLILAVVLGMMLGYFLFGPKLTMLQMQCFGSKRMVICTPECDDTDRCNTEKCSWEKCEGKLCKQMDALELQQASTPL